Proteins found in one Plasmodium gaboni strain SY75 chromosome Unknown, whole genome shotgun sequence genomic segment:
- a CDS encoding exported protein (PHISTa), protein MGRNFFLKSFLFKYIVVVIIGILCMGLLNFSIDRKNKVSSIKSSEICQRKLYELQKAGKGTTKDTKLKKELEGTDERENNKNSCNILNNEDLLSRINQMYLKKILNREDPLKGASSDKEKIKDKVINYNDLTKHLNRKEVLAVLETINENTSKNDLISIWSHVVGINRGEIDEIIDKLIDYTEHYMNKYNEHHISMNEIKTYLNMNSESWNYFKIQCVKKIARDDFVFSQHFYENLKKEKKIKEIKKLIESYMKYADDIKQKEYESYIKWFHCSFNKYVTYIRK, encoded by the exons ATGGGtagaaatttttttttgaagtcttttcttttcaaatatattgttGTAGTTATTATAGGAATATTGTGTATGGGACTATTA aaTTTTTCAATTGATAGAAAAAACAAAGTATCATCAATTAAATCATCTGAAATATGTCAAAGGAAACTGTATGAATTACAAAAGGCTGGTAAAGGAACAACAAAGGatacaaaattaaaaaaggaatTGGAAGGTACAGATGAAAGGgagaataataaaaatagttgtaacattttaaataatgaagacTTATTAAGTAGAATAAATCAGatgtatttaaaaaagattTTAAATAGGGAAGACCCTTTAAAAGGTGCAAGTTCtgataaagaaaaaattaaagacaaagttataaattataatgatcTTACCAAACATTTAAATAGAAAGGAAGTTTTAGCTGTGCTCGAAActataaatgaaaatacaTCAAAAAATGACCTTATAAGTATATGGAGTCATGTGGTTGGAATAAATAGAGGAGAAATAGATGAAATTATAGATAAATTAATAGACTATACAGAAcattatatgaataaatataatgagCACCATATAAGTATGAATGAAATAAAAACCtatttaaatatgaattCAGAAAGTTGgaattattttaaaattcAATGTGTTAAAAAAATAGCACGTGATGATTTTGTTTTTAGTCaacatttttatgaaaacctaaaaaaagaaaagaaaataaaggaaatcaaaaaattaattgaATCATATATGAAATATGCTGATGATATAAAGCAAAAAGAATATGAAAGTTATATAAAGTGGTTTCATTGTTCGTTCAACAAATATGTTACttatataagaaaataa